The Desulfobacterales bacterium nucleotide sequence ATTGGGGGAAGTGCCTGGAAAAGAAATGCCTAAAATGCCTAAAATGAGCTAAATTGCCTACACGGAATGAAATGCCTAAATTGCCAAAAATGCCAAAAATGCCTAAAATTGCAGATCGTAGACAATTTGCCGTTTGCTTGAAAAATGTAAGTTCATTTGAGTTCATTTTTGGCATCTTTAGCATTACTCATTTCCCTTTTCAGCCATTTTGGATCGGGTCATTTTCTTCTTCCGATGGAAGTAAAAATAGCAAGCAATTCGCTGCATTCTTCATACAGGGGTTTCACCTTTTCCCATGCCATCCATCCGGCTTCAACGATGACTTCCAGCCAATACTGAGTTTCGCTGGCTTCACTTTCGCAAATTTTTATTTTGTTTTTAAAATCAGCCCGGCTCCTTGACCGGTTGGCCTCACGGTAGTTTGCGCCGATGGAGGTTCCGGATTTGGCAATCTGGGTTCGAATCACCGTGCACTCAGGCGTATTGTACAGTGTGGATGATAAACGGATTATTTGCACGGCAAATATGCGCGTGCGCTTCTCAAGGTCTTTGGCAAATTGCTTTCGCTCAACAATTTTAGGCATTTCAGGCATTTTAGGTCTTTCACACCATTTTAGTCATTTTTAATTTTAGGCACTTTAGGCATTTTCTTTACCTCACCCTCTTGCCGGTTTTCTGAAAGACGTTTCTGGGGCAGACATATTCTGTAAACGTAGCGCTTTCTCCGTTATCGCCAGTAAGAGATAGGGTAATGCGTATCCGTTCCGGGGCTTCGAAAAAGGCCTCGAAGTTGGTCACGTGATCCGACAAGACCACCTTGGGTGCAGAACCCAATATGCCTGTGACAGGGTCGGAATGTATTTCAGTAAGGGTTTTAGCAGCAGAATTATACAAATACACTGCGAAAAGAACCACCTCCTCGTTTTTAAGCCCGTCCTCATCATCATCACTATCCTCACCTACTCCTTCGTCCACCTGTCCATCACCATCATCATCTATACCCTTAATACCGTAGGCACCGTCCTGGTTCATATCTTTCGTCACGTTCTCGTCGATATTCCCGTCCAAATCATTGTCTAACCCATCAAACTTGTCTTCACCAGTGAGTCCATCTTCATCATCATCAGATTGTTGTCCTTCATCAAACAGCTCATCACCGTCTTCATCGACGCCCCGGATGCCGTAGCCGCCCGATGAAAAATAATCATGCGTATCTTCATCGATGCGTGGAAATAAAGGGTTCCCCCACGCCCCGAAGTAGAAGTCACCGTCGGTGTTGACCAAACGGGAAAATGCCAGGATGTCTCGCGAGGGTTTGCGGTTGTTGGGAACCGTAAGGAAGGTTGTTTTTTTAGCTCCAGCGGTCATGCGTTCAATGGCCAGCAGGCCTTCCTGATAAAGCCGGGAGCGGGCGATGCCGCTGCGGTGGGCATCCAGGCTGCTGGAAAGAAGGGGGGTGGCCACCGCGGCAATGATCAGCAAAATGGTGACGGTAATCAGCAACTCCATCAGGGTCAGGCCGTTTTCACCGCATTTCCTCATGTTATCTTCCCCACTCTGCCTTCGTTATCGACCCGGATGGTTGTCAGGGAATGATTGGGCCGCTGGGTGACGGACACCGTTATCCGGACCGCGGAGGGTTCCGGAATCGTGTTGCCGTCCAGATCCACCGGCACAACCGTCCAGGTGATGGTAAAACTCTGTCCGTTGACGGTGACCGTCTCGAAGCTGCTGCTGAGGGATCCGAAGTTGGTGCTCACAAGCTCTTCCATCTTGCTGCGCAGGCGGCTGTCCAGGAGCATGGATTCGGCCTGCGCGTCCAGGGCCTGGAATCCGGAAATATAGGGAGCTGAAATCCCCACAGCCACAATCGCCAGGAGAGCCACCGCGATCAGGGCTTCTATGAGGGTGAAGCCGGTGGGGGATTTTAGGAGGTTAACAAATGTATAAGTTCTTTTGGGAAACATGGTAAAAAATGCCTAAAGTTTGGAATGCCTAAAATGCCTAAAGTTTGCAAATGCCTAAAGTTTGTAAATGCCTAAGATGCCTAAAATTTGGAGATCTGGTTTCATGGTCTATGGCAAACTGTTTTCGTTCGTCCATTTTAGGCAATTTAGGCATTTCAGCTCATTTTAGGCATTTGTTCTTCTATCCACTCACACTCACCCTCCCGGTGAGCGCATTTAAAGTCACCACCTTCTGACGGCCGCCAAAGGTCAATGTGACCGTTCCGCCTATGGAAGGGGTCCCGGTGGAATCAAAGGTGACCGGGGTGTCGAAGCCCGATGCGTTGATGTCCACGCCGCTGAAGCGGCTTTCATTGGGAAAGGTGATGGTATAGTCGATGCCCTTGTTCATGGGGTTTCCCAGATAGGCATAACTGCCGTTTTCCACTTCCGCCGCGGTATACGAGCCAGCACCGCCCAGCAGGTTTACGTTGGGTTTGAATTGTTTGACGTCGATCTTTTTGGTGGTTGCGCTGATGGTGACCTGGGTTTGCTGGCCGGTGACTGCGGTGAGCTGCGCGAATTCCAGAGCGTTGACGATTTCTTCGGCGGCAGTCCCCAGGCGGTAATCCCCCATGAACGCATTGATCGCCGGCCAGCCCAGCATGGTAAAAATCGATACGATCAGCAGGACGATGAGTAGTTCAAAAAGCGTGAACCCGTCCCTCCGGCGGCGTTTCAGTCGGCATGCTAAAAGGCTGTCTGCTATCTGGTGTTTCATTGGTCATTCATTCATGGAAAAAATATTGATAAAAAATATGGAAACGGGCAGAGGCACACCCGATGCAGCATGAGGTGGGGCATACACGGCCATGATCCGCTGGACGGTCAATTGGCTGCAGGGATAACCGCCGCCGATCAAAGCGGAAACCTCGGAACGGTTCATCCCACTGATACAATTTCAGACAATGACAGCGGATAGCATCGCACCGACAGGGAGCAACGATACCCGTCTCTTTCAACTTAAGCTGAATCAATAAGTGCCGCTGGTCGCACTGTCATTGGCGATAAAAACACCCATTTTGACATAGAATTTCCAGCCCGTGCCGTCGGCAGGGGTTGCCGCGCGGAGGGCAAGATCGATTGTAGTGATATCGCAAGTGACCGCACTAGATTCATTGTAGGGGTTTTGCGGAAGGGTCGCGGTCTTGAGATACGGGCCGAATATTGGTGCGGTCAATGTGCTCTTATCGCTAGATGTTTTACCGTCCAACTGCGAGTAATAAATCAGCTGATCGGTGAAGGCGGCGGGCAGGTCGGCCGCCACCGTGGCCGTGCCGCTACCGTCAATCTTTACAGCCCCGGGGTAGACATTGTTATGCTGATGGTAGTAAAGCTCGATGGCGTTGCGGATCGTACTCAAGTTGGTTCTCATGGTGCTCAACCGGGCTTCGCCCGTTGAGACATTGATTTGCGGGATGATGATCATTGCCAGGATGCCCAGGACAATAACGACAATAAGCATTTCGATCAACGTAAATCCGGCTTCTTTTCTGAATGGTATTTTCATTGCCCGACTCTCCTTTACATACCTCATGGCTAAAGGGTTAACAAATCATTATAACTTGATTTAATAACGTTTCATCTCTTGATTGCGGCTGCTTAGACAGGATCTGCTTCAGCGATCCGAAATTACCGCAATGCCTGGGACAACCGGAACAACGGAAGGATGATGGACGATACGATCACCCCCACGACGGCACCCATGATAATCAATGCGATCGGTTCGATCCGGGCGGCAAATTTTTTGAGTTCCTGTTCGATCTCTGTATCATAAAACGCGGCCAGACGCAACATTACGTAGGGCAGTCTGCCGGTTTCCTCGCCGATGACCACCATCTGTTTCACCGTCCGGGGAATATAGGGGTTTGCGGAAAACGGCAGGGAAAATCGTCCGCCGCGATCCACGCTATCGCTGATTTCATCCAGAAAGCGGCGATAATAGCGATTCCAGATGGTGGGGCGGGTTGCCTTGAGCGCTTCCAGCAAGGGGACCTGGCTTTCCATCAAGTGCCCGATGGTCCGGAGCATTTCACAGGTATAAATCTTGTTCGTTAGTCCGGAAATTAACGGCCCGCTGACGAGCAGTCGATCTCGCAATGCCCGGCCCGGCGGGCTTTTCAGCCAGAGGGTCACGCCCGTCACCGCGCCGCAGGCAAAAAGAGAATACGCCCACCAGTGATGCCGCAACGTTTCGCTGGCCATCATAAGGAAACGCGTGGTCCAGGGCAGGATGCTCTCTTTGCCGGCAAAAAAAGCGGCGAATTTCGGCAGCACTCCGACCAGGATAAACACGACCACTCCAAATCCGATAACGCACAGGAAAGCGGGGTAGGTCAGGGCCAGTTTGACTTGATTGATCATCGCCAGACGCTTTTCCTGCATCTCGACAATCCGGTCCAGGGTTTTATTCAAAAAACCGCCGGTTTCCCCCGCCTTTACCATGCTGGTGAACTGGTCGTTGAAAATCCGGGGGTGAAGCTTCATGCTTTCGGACAGCTGCCGGCCTTCCTCAATATCCCGGGATATGGCTGAGATGACTGCTTTAAATGACGGATGTTGAATCTCCTCAGCGATGGTCTGGAGGGCAACATTAATGGGGGTATCCACCGCCAGCATGAGGGAAAGCTGGGTTGTGAAAAACATCACCTCGCGGGAACTGATCCGGTTGAACAAGCGGTCGGTGATCCCCCGGGCAAACGCTTGGTTCAACCGCGCCGCCGGCAGCGGCCGCAGAGCCGTTTGGGGTTCAAGTATTTCTTCCGGTTTGAATTGTATGGCCATAATCTAAAATGCCTAAAATGCCTGAAATTGAAAATGCCTAAAGGTGAAAATGCCTAAAATGCCTGACCTGCAATTTCTTGTGTCAGTAATATGTGTTTCTTTAATTTTAGGCAATTTAGGCATTCATCAGTTTAGGTATTTATTATTTCACAAGGCTCTGACTGGCCCAGAGGACCAGATTTACGGGATCGACATCTCCATTGTATCGTTTAAACAAGTCAAAGCTCCAGCGATACAGCCCGATGGACCTCCTCTATGGTCGTAAGATTTTGCAGGACGCGCTGATATCCTGCCTGCTCCAGGGTGGTGTATCCGCTTTCCGTGCATTGTTTTTTTATGGCCGCGATGGTCGGATTCTGCAGGATTAAAGCCCGCAGGCCCTGATCGATCGCCAAGAGTTCATGGATGCTGGTCCGCCCCTTGTAACCGGAATCATAACAGTCCGGACATCCCTTGCCTTTATACAAACGCAGCCGTTTGTCTTCATCAACTCCCAGCTCCTTGAGTACACTTGCAGGGGGGAAGTAGGCTGTCTTACACTCGGGACAGATGGTTCGCACCAGCCGCTGGGACATGCAGGCAATCAGGGACGAGGAAAGGAGATAGGGCTCCACGCCCATTTCCAAAAGTCGCGTGACGGCGCTGGGGCTGTCGTTGGTATGCAGGGTTGAAAGCACCAGATGGCCTGTGAGGGATGCCTGGATGGCAACTTCGGCTGTTTCGCGGTCACGGATTTCACCCACCATGATGATGTCCGGGTCCTGGCGCAGCGTGTGCCGGATAAAGGTGGCAAATTTCATGCCCAGAGCCGTATGGACCTGGGTTTGATTGATATTCTCCAACTGATATTCCACCGGATCTTCAACGGTGACGATATTTCTTTCGGTGGTATTGAGCAAGGTGATGGCCGAATACAGGGTGGTGGTCTTGCCGCTGCCGGTGGGCCCGCAGACCAGAATCAATCCATGAGATTTCCGCAGGAAAGATTTGAATTGATCAAGAATTACAGGTTCAAAACCGAGGGCATTGAGATCCAGAATGGTTTTGCGCTTATCGAGGATTCGCAGAACCACTTTTTCACCATGAACCCCTGGCATGGATGAAAACCGGAGATCAATGGTTCGCCCCAGGGCTCTGATCTGAAAGCGGCCGTCCTGGGGCATGCGTCGTTCGGAGATGTTCAGGTTTGCCAGTACTTTCAATCGGGAAACCACCGTGGGATGCATCGCTATATTCTGGGGTTTCAATTCGTAGAGAATTCCGTCGATCCGCAGCCGGATCCGCAGTTTGTCCTCCTGAGGTTCGATATGGATATCGCTGGCTTCGTCCTTGATGGCTTTCAGCAGAATCATGTTCACCAGGTTGATGACCGGACTTTCCTTGGCCTTGTCAGACATTTCGCTGATGTCTATTTCCGGACGGGCCTCGATCACATCGATACCGGACTCGCTGTCATTGACCATGAAATCTTCGATGGTGATATTCTCCTGATAGGCCTGAGATATCGCCGCTAAAATATCCTCGACGCGACAGATGACCGGTTGGACTTCCATTTTAGTCAATTTTTTTACTTCATCAATGACAAAAAAGGCATAAGGGTCGGATACCGCCAGCGTCAAGACGTTGTTGACGACAAACATCGGAATAACCTGGTGGTAGAGCGCCTTTTCTTTGGGCAGAACATGGACGACTTTCGGGTCTATCAGCCCTTTGCGTAGCCAGACATGCGGGATGCCGAGCTGTTCTCCCAGGATTTTTACCAGGTCTTCATTGGATATAATCCCTTTTTCGACAACAATCTGGCCGAGGGACTTGGCGGTTTCCTTTTGGTGCCGGAGAAATTCAGCCAGTTGATCAGGCGAGAGGAGTCCTTGCTGGATCAGAATTTCACCCAGCTTCCTTCTTTTGGGTATCAGGGTGGTTTTCATGATATATTTCGTATCGCCTCGTGAATATCCTTATAGATTAAAATCACGTTGTTCAATCGGGTTGCCGCCAAAATATCCTGGCACACCTGGTTTAAACCGATGATCTTCAATGCGCCCCTTTTGCTCCTGAGCTCATTATGCGTTTGAAGCAGCAGTTCCAGAGCGGCACTGTCCAGGAGTCCCACGTTTTTACAATCCAAAATGACCTCGGTTTTATCCGCTTCAATGGCCGCAAGGATTGATTGTTTAATGTCCGGGCAATTTTCATGGGTGATGGATCTTTCGGGCGTCAAGACGGTTCGGCTACTAACATTCACGCTTTTGGCCCTGCCCGGTTCATATCGTTTCGTAAGGTTTTCCATAGCGTTCCTTATCAATCTGATTTCATATCTTCAGTGTAGACCGTTCTGAAGACGTTAACCAGTCGGGGATCCAACTGGCTCCCGGCCAGTTTTTCCAAAGTATCGAGAACCTTTCCGTCAACAGAGGCGCCGCGGTAAGCCCGTGAAAAATTGATCGCATCGAACGTGTCGGCGACGGCGATGATGCGGGCAGACAGGGGAATCTCTTCGCCCTTTAGGCTGCTAGGGTAACCGCTGCCGTCAAAGCGCTCATGGTGATGGATGATACCGGGAAGTGAACCGGTAAAATACTCGATGGGTTTCAGAATTTTGCTTCCTTTTACAGGATGGTTCTTGATGATTTCTAATTCCGCGTCCGTCAGCTGGTCCTTCTTATTCAAAATACTTTCAGGGATGCCGATTTTGCCGATATCGTGCAGAATTGATGACCACTTGAGCTCTTCATATTCCTTTTTGCCCAGGCCGAGCCGCGCTCCCATCAACATGCAATAAGTGGAGACCCGCTCCGAATGTCCCCGGGTATACTTGTCCTTTGCTTCAATGGCAAAAACCAGGGACTTGACCATGTTGACGACAAACTGTTCCAGATTTTTATAAAGGTTCGTATTGTCGATAATCATCGCCAGTTGTTCTGCCAGGGATAGCAGGAGTTTTAATTCACCCTGCCGGAAGATTTCCGTCAGGTTAAAACAGAGCAGCCCCAGCCAGCCGTATAACTCTCCCTGGTGCTGGACTCTGACGGCAAGAAAGCGATAGGGATCCGGCAGCAGATCCCGATAGCGTGGATCTTCCCGGGAGTCATTGACAATAAAATAGTTTTCATTTGTTACGGACGCGTTCAGCGGGATTAGATGGAGAATTTTTCCGAAAAAGTTCTTTTGGGATGAAAATTTTTCGGAAACCTGCGGCAATATTAGATCCAATTTGTAATCGCGCTTGTGTGACAAATAGGCAAAGGCCGCGTCCACCCGCATGCTTTCTATCAGTTCTTCCATCAGGAGCTGGAGCATGTCGTCGGATAATTTTAATGTCTTTATCTGGGAGGCGACCCTGGTGTACAGGTAAAGATCTTCAAAACCCTGATCCATTTTCTGGGTCATTTCTTCGATTTCCTGCTGTGCGTTCAACTTTTCTTCAACAAGCGTGGCCAGATTGCCGAGGAAGCTTTCCATTTCCATTGATTGAGGGCCTTCGGCGGTATTTGCGGCTTCACCTGTGTCCGGTCTGAACGAGGACAGACCCCCGGCCAGCAGTGCGCCAAAAATATTTCGGCTGTTTCTGAGGGGATGGCCGCACAGAAAACTTTGGCCGACGGTATGATAGTGGTAGCTGTTTTGTGCGATGATGGCTTCGGCCAGGGCCTGCGATTTTTTTGATGAAAACTCTTCCGGCATGGCAACGCCCGTGAAAAATATCACCCTGCCGGTGTCGTCCCATATCTGAAAATGCAACCGGCTGACCGGGGCAAGGCTGGACAGCAAGATTTCGAAGGTTTTTAATTCATTCATTCCGGACCTCGAGATATTTCTCGATGGCGTCCACAATTTTGTTGGGACTGAAAGGTTTTTCCATGAAAAGCGTATCGGTCATCTGCGCGATCCAGTCGCGCTCCTCCGGATTGATCCGGGCTGTTACGATAATGGTCAGAAAAGGCCTTTTCTTTTTGATCGGGTTGGTTTTTTCACATAAGGCTTTACCGTCCAGTTTGGGCATCATGATATCGGAAACGACCACATCAGGCTGCTGGTCTTTAATGGCGGCAAACCCCTCTTCACCATTTGCGGCCGTCAGAACCTGGTAACCCCTGTTTTTCAATTTAAGTTCAAGCACACGCCGAATATATGCTTCGTCATCAATGATCAGGATTTTTTTATTTTTCGCCAAGATAGTCTTCCTTCTTCGGTATTTTCACCGTAAAATGCGTCCCTTTGTCGATTTTGCTTTCCACCTTGATTTCCCCCCCGTGAAGGCTGATGATTTGAGACGTAATGGCCAGTCCCAGTCCGGTACCCTGTTGCGAAACAATTTGCGGGTTGCCGGAACGATAGAATTTATCAAAGATGAGGGGAAGTTCTTCCTTTGATATGCCGTAGCCGCTATCACTGATGTCGAAGATAACCATATGGTCATCCTCACTTAACTCAAATTCGACCTGACCGTTTTCAGGCGTATATTTGATGGCGTTACCCAGAATATTAATGATGGCCCCTTTCAATAATTCCTTGTCACCCATCAGGGTGGGAAAGTTGTCCGGCAATCTTTTGAGGATGGAAATATTTTTTTTGCGGGCGGCGCCTTCGATGGTTTCAATGCAGTCCTTGAACAGCCAGTCGGATTTTACCCGGCTTAAATTCAAGGGAAGGCTGCCCATTTCAATTTGGGACAAATTAAGAAGGTCCTTGATGAGACGGGACAGGCGGTCTGTCTCAGCGTTTATAATATTGTAAAAATCCTTTTGGGTTGCGGTGTCCGTGATTTCACCGTCCATTAACATTTCGCTGTAGGATTTGATGGTGGTCAAGGGTGTCATCAGTTCATGGGTCACGTGTGCGGTAAAATCATTGATCGCCTGTGCGGCCTCTTTTTCTCTGGTGGTGTTATTGAAAACGATCAATTTGCCGATCAAGGCTTTACTGTCATCCGTGAAGTAAGTATAGGAAACTTGGTAAGTTTTATTCGATGCCAGGTTGGGAAAAATGATATCGAGATGGTGGTTGCCAGTTGGGTTTTCAAACCCTTGTGATTGTGAAATGAAGGATAAGAATTCCGGGTGTTTAATCACCTGGTCCAACGGGCAATCGATCACATCCTGCCGCTTTTGTCTAAGCAGGTTGAGCATATAATCGTTGATAAAGCCGATATTTTCATGGATGTCGGTTACAATAATACCCAGGTTGATCGAATTCAGGATGTAACTCGATTGATTTTTTTCAAATCTGATAATGCCGAGCGTGTAGGTCAGGTCTTTATTTTTTGTTTCAACATCATCCAACCGGTCCTTTAATTCCTTTATGGAATTTTTGCACTCCAACATCATCGGCTCAATTCCAAAGCTCCTGGAGGAATTTTTCGGGGAGGTGCCGGTGCTGTTGGAGGGGGTGAGTATGTTCGCCAAAAATTTCTCAAGAGGCTTAAAAGCCCTGACAAACCCATAATAAGACAGAATGATGGACGCAATGATAAAGAATGAGATGATGCCGATAAGGGTGATTCTTTCCGAGGAAAGAATCGATATGGGCGGCGGTTTGAAGCCGACTCTTACCGTGCCTGTTTTTTTCCCTTTTTCGAATATCGGTTTGGAAAATTCATATATGCTTGTTTCGGATTCAATCGGTTTGAAAAACTGATGCACCAATCCCATGGCTGCCAGAGAATTCTCCTGGATGTTATAGGGGATTTCAGCCGCGATGTGGTTAAGGGCTAAACTAACGAGAGGCTTTCCATTCTGGTCGTGGATAAAGCAATAGACAATCCCCTCATGAACATCAGACTGCATCAGGGTTTTAATCAGGAGATCGCGTCTTGCCCCCTCAAAATCTTTAATGGAATGCAGAGAAAGGAGGCCGACGATGTGGTCTCCTTTGCCGTATAAGTCGTTTATGGCCGCTTTTTTTTCTGTTCGGACCAGAAACTGCAGGAAAATGGCAAGGCCGAACAATATTAAAACAAAAAAAGCAATGCCGAGCGCTTTAGATTTCATAGGTAGTTCCTGCTAAAGACTTGATTTGTCGTTCAACGCTTCATGATATTTTCTAGACCTGACCCGTTTTCCTTCTCCTTTTGTTGCAGACACCGGCGGCAAAGGCCCCAAAAGTTTCCCGTGCATTTTGAATTATTGCAGTGCAAAGCGTATGCCAATCTTTATCCAAGTACCACAAATACAATATTTGATAAGAATTGTATTTTTTCATCTGATTGCAGGATAAACTTAAACGCAATCCGAAAAACAACTATATTTAACAAATTCAAACGGATATGTCAAGTCACTTTTATTATAACAAAAAAACCATTCCGGAATTTTGGTATCAGGGAATTCACCCAGGAAGACGATTCGATAGCCTGAATGGTTTCCCTGGTCGAGGGGGCATGACAGATATCATTTGAGGGGAGCTTCCGGGGGCGCAATTGTCTGCAAAAAATGGTGCTCTACCTCCAAAATTATTAACCGACAATTCAATATCAAAACGCAACTTTCGCCCGGATGCGCCAGTATTCGTAACAGGCATTAAGGGTTCGGTCCTCCTTTGTCGGAACCGGCGGCTTTGAAGATTCTCCTGCAACCTGCTGCTGGGTCGGCGTGCGCTGTTGGGTTTCATAAGCTTGTAATGTTGGCCAGCGCGTCTTCAATCCCGGGATATTTAAACCGGAACCCGAATCCCAGCAACTTCTCCGGGACAGCACGCTGGCTGCACAGGACCGCCCCGGCAAGTTCCCCCATCACGAAACGCAGCAGCAGGGAGGGTGTCCGCATGAAAACGGGCCGGTTCAAGACACGACCCAGACTTTTGGTAAAATCAAGATTCCGAACCGGGTTGGGCGAACAAAAGTTAAGGGGTCCCTTGACGGCGTCATTTTTTAAAACAAACCCGAATGCCGCCAGCAGGTCGTCCATATGGATCCAGGGAAACCACTGGGTGCCGTCGCCTAAAGGTCCGCCGATGAAAAAGCGGAAAGGCGGCAGCACTTTCTGCATCATGCCGCCCTGTTTGCCGAGAACGATTCCGAACCGGGTTAAAACCACCCGGGCGCCTTTTTCTCCGGCGCGCAGGGCTTCCGCTTCCCAATCCTTGCCCACCCGGGCCAGAAAATCATCTCCCCCGGGGGAGGATTCGGTCAGGATGTCGTCACCCCCATCGCCATAAAAA carries:
- a CDS encoding TIGR01777 family oxidoreductase; translation: MKILVTGATGFIGRHLSNLLLFEGHSVSGIGTRTRQDLITHENFNYISGDTTQPGAWQEALADVDAVINLAGKSIFSRWSERYKKSIYDSRILTTRNLVEALPENKAVIFCSTSATGFYGDGGDDILTESSPGGDDFLARVGKDWEAEALRAGEKGARVVLTRFGIVLGKQGGMMQKVLPPFRFFIGGPLGDGTQWFPWIHMDDLLAAFGFVLKNDAVKGPLNFCSPNPVRNLDFTKSLGRVLNRPVFMRTPSLLLRFVMGELAGAVLCSQRAVPEKLLGFGFRFKYPGIEDALANITSL